One region of Streptomyces davaonensis JCM 4913 genomic DNA includes:
- a CDS encoding Rv3654c family TadE-like protein, which translates to MSPRCAAVRRLAASGSSDRGSATVWTVSAVAVLCVVFGVVLALGQAVVARHRAAGGADLAALAAADHWAQGGEAACARAEGVARAQGTRLVRCVLVGDVSDVTAAAGQGPFAAEVRARAGPPAGLPAPPPLPSPAPPATAP; encoded by the coding sequence ATGAGCCCCCGCTGCGCTGCCGTCCGCCGCCTCGCCGCTTCCGGATCCTCCGACCGAGGGTCCGCCACCGTATGGACCGTCTCCGCCGTGGCCGTCCTCTGCGTGGTGTTCGGAGTCGTGCTCGCCCTCGGGCAGGCCGTGGTCGCCCGGCATCGCGCGGCGGGCGGTGCCGATCTCGCGGCACTCGCGGCGGCGGACCACTGGGCGCAGGGCGGCGAGGCGGCCTGCGCCCGGGCGGAGGGGGTGGCTCGAGCGCAGGGCACCCGGCTCGTGCGGTGCGTTCTCGTGGGCGATGTGTCGGACGTGACCGCGGCGGCCGGACAGGGGCCGTTCGCCGCGGAGGTCAGGGCACGGGCGGGACCTCCGGCCGGCCTTCCGGCTCCCCCTCCGCTCCCTTCTCCGGCGCCCCCCGCAACAGCTCCGTGA
- a CDS encoding HAD family hydrolase, with protein MLGVVENHSLPRTAAFFDLDKTVIAKSSTLTFSKSFYQGGLINRRAALRTAYAQFVFRVGGMDHDQMERTREYLSALVRGWNVQQVKEIVAETLHDLIDPIIYDEAASLIEEHHTAGRDVVIVSTSGAEVVEPIGELLGADRVVATRMVVGDDGCFTGEVEYYAYGPTKAEAIKELAASEGYDLSRCYAYSDSVTDLPMLQSVGRPHAVNPDRALRREALSRGWPILDFHRPVRLKQRFPALSVPARPALVAAAAIGAAAATAGLVWYASRRRTAVV; from the coding sequence ATGCTCGGGGTCGTGGAAAACCACTCCTTGCCCCGCACAGCGGCCTTCTTTGACCTGGACAAGACGGTCATTGCGAAGTCGAGCACGCTCACGTTCAGCAAGTCCTTCTACCAAGGCGGACTGATCAACCGCAGGGCCGCCTTGCGGACCGCATACGCCCAGTTCGTCTTCCGCGTGGGCGGTATGGACCATGACCAGATGGAGCGCACCCGGGAGTACCTCTCGGCGCTCGTCCGCGGCTGGAACGTCCAGCAGGTCAAGGAGATCGTCGCCGAGACCCTGCACGACCTGATCGACCCGATCATCTACGACGAGGCCGCCTCCCTCATCGAGGAGCACCACACCGCCGGCCGCGACGTGGTCATCGTGTCCACGTCGGGCGCCGAGGTGGTCGAGCCGATCGGCGAACTGCTCGGCGCCGACCGGGTGGTGGCCACCCGAATGGTCGTAGGGGACGACGGTTGCTTCACCGGCGAGGTGGAGTACTACGCGTACGGCCCGACGAAGGCCGAGGCCATCAAGGAGCTGGCCGCGTCCGAGGGGTACGACCTCTCGCGCTGCTACGCCTACAGCGACTCGGTGACCGATCTGCCGATGCTCCAGTCCGTGGGCCGTCCGCACGCCGTGAACCCGGACCGCGCGTTGCGCCGCGAGGCACTCTCACGCGGGTGGCCGATTCTCGATTTCCACCGCCCGGTACGGCTCAAGCAGCGGTTCCCCGCGCTCTCCGTCCCCGCCCGTCCGGCGCTCGTCGCGGCGGCCGCCATAGGAGCCGCGGCGGCCACCGCGGGCCTCGTCTGGTACGCCAGCCGCCGCCGTACCGCGGTCGTCTGA
- a CDS encoding TadE family type IV pilus minor pilin: protein MRGCERRRCVRRGGDRGFVTAESAVVLPVLVMFAMALVWGLLVVAAQIQCVDAARTGARAAARQDPADQVVAVTREAAPSGAKVTVSRAGDQVRVLVVAKPPALRGLPFEVREEAVAAAEQDTAPSQATAGVSP from the coding sequence ATGCGCGGATGTGAGCGGCGCCGATGCGTACGGCGCGGGGGCGACCGGGGGTTCGTGACGGCGGAGTCGGCCGTGGTGCTGCCCGTGCTGGTCATGTTCGCGATGGCGCTGGTGTGGGGGCTGTTGGTGGTCGCCGCCCAGATCCAGTGCGTGGACGCGGCCCGCACGGGCGCCCGCGCCGCGGCTCGCCAGGACCCGGCCGACCAGGTCGTCGCGGTCACCCGGGAGGCCGCCCCGTCCGGCGCGAAGGTCACCGTCAGCCGGGCGGGGGACCAGGTCAGGGTGCTGGTCGTGGCCAAGCCCCCGGCGCTGCGGGGGTTGCCGTTCGAGGTGCGGGAGGAGGCCGTGGCTGCGGCGGAGCAGGACACGGCACCTTCGCAGGCGACGGCGGGGGTGAGCCCATGA
- a CDS encoding ATP-binding protein, with protein MKIAFVGKGGSGKTTLSSLFIRHLVATGAPVLAIDADINQHLGAALGLDDPEAAALPAMGDRLPLIKSYLRGSNPRIASTETMIKTTPPGEGSRLLRVCEPNPVYDACARPVELDGGAVRLMVTGPFTDADLGVACYHSKTGAVELCLNHLVDGRDEYVVVDMTAGSDSFASGMFTRFDMTFLVAEPTRKGVSVYRQYKEYARDFGVELKVVGNKVHGEEDLDFLRAEVGDDLLVTVGHSDWVRAMEKGRPPRFELLEDANHRALHRLREAVDATYDGRDWQRYTRQMVHFHLKNAQSWANERTGADLAAQVDPSFVLDESVVAPA; from the coding sequence ATGAAAATTGCTTTCGTCGGGAAGGGCGGCAGCGGCAAGACGACCCTGTCGTCCCTGTTCATCCGGCATCTCGTGGCGACCGGGGCGCCGGTGCTCGCGATCGACGCCGACATCAACCAGCACCTGGGGGCAGCGCTCGGCCTCGACGACCCCGAGGCGGCCGCGCTGCCGGCGATGGGCGACCGGCTCCCACTGATCAAGAGCTACCTGCGCGGCTCGAACCCGCGCATCGCCTCCACCGAGACGATGATCAAGACCACCCCGCCCGGCGAGGGCTCCCGGCTGCTGCGGGTGTGCGAGCCCAATCCGGTCTACGACGCCTGCGCCCGGCCGGTGGAACTCGACGGCGGCGCCGTCCGTTTGATGGTCACCGGCCCCTTCACCGACGCCGACCTGGGGGTCGCCTGCTACCACTCCAAGACGGGAGCGGTGGAGCTGTGCCTGAACCACCTGGTGGACGGGCGTGACGAGTACGTCGTGGTGGACATGACCGCGGGCTCGGACTCCTTCGCCTCCGGCATGTTCACCCGCTTCGACATGACGTTCCTCGTCGCCGAGCCGACCCGGAAGGGGGTCTCCGTCTATCGCCAGTACAAGGAGTACGCCCGCGACTTCGGCGTCGAACTGAAGGTCGTCGGCAACAAGGTGCACGGCGAGGAGGACCTCGACTTCCTGCGCGCGGAGGTTGGGGACGACCTGCTCGTCACGGTCGGGCACTCGGACTGGGTGCGCGCCATGGAGAAGGGCCGCCCGCCCCGGTTCGAGCTCCTGGAGGACGCCAACCACCGCGCCCTGCACCGGTTGCGGGAGGCCGTGGACGCGACGTACGACGGCCGGGACTGGCAGCGCTACACCCGCCAGATGGTGCACTTCCATCTGAAGAACGCGCAGTCGTGGGCGAACGAGCGGACCGGGGCCGACCTGGCCGCGCAGGTCGACCCTTCGTTCGTCCTCGACGAGAGCGTCGTCGCTCCCGCATGA
- a CDS encoding TadA family conjugal transfer-associated ATPase, translated as MTPGLLDGVRRRLAESGAEPTPARVAQALREQGRVLGDAEVLGAAEQLRSELVGSGPLEPLLADPSVTDVLVSAPDRVWVDRGGGLELTGVRFPDAAAVRRLAQRLAAVAGRRLDDARPWADARLPDGTRLHAVLPPVAVGCTCLSLRVVRPRAFTLDELVAADTVPPGGDRVLRALMEARLSFLISGGTGSGKTTLLSALLGLVGPGERIVLAEDSAELRPDHPHVVRLETRPANQEGAGLVTLQDLVRQALRMRPDRLVVGEVRGPEVIHLLAALNTGHEGGCGTVHANAAADVPARLEALGTAAGLDRAALHSQLAAALSVVLHLVRGRDGRRRIAEVQVLERDPSGLVRTVPALRWGTGAFVAERGWGRLRGLLGCEVVELGLLRGRTGSGERDG; from the coding sequence ATGACGCCCGGGTTGTTGGACGGGGTGCGGCGCAGGCTTGCGGAGAGCGGGGCCGAGCCGACGCCCGCGCGGGTGGCGCAGGCGCTGCGTGAGCAGGGGCGGGTGCTCGGGGACGCCGAAGTACTGGGCGCGGCCGAGCAGTTGCGGTCCGAGCTGGTCGGCAGCGGGCCGTTGGAACCCCTGCTCGCCGATCCGTCGGTGACCGATGTGCTGGTCTCGGCGCCGGACCGGGTCTGGGTGGACCGCGGCGGCGGACTCGAGCTGACCGGCGTCCGCTTCCCCGACGCGGCGGCCGTACGACGCCTCGCCCAGCGGCTCGCCGCGGTGGCCGGGCGGCGCCTGGACGACGCGCGGCCCTGGGCCGACGCCCGGCTTCCCGACGGAACCCGGCTGCACGCGGTCCTGCCCCCGGTGGCCGTCGGCTGCACCTGCCTGTCCCTTCGGGTCGTACGGCCGAGGGCGTTCACGCTCGACGAACTGGTGGCCGCGGACACAGTGCCACCGGGCGGGGACCGGGTGCTGCGGGCGCTGATGGAGGCGCGGTTGTCGTTCCTCATCAGCGGGGGCACCGGCAGTGGCAAGACCACGCTGCTGAGCGCGCTGCTCGGGCTCGTCGGGCCGGGTGAGCGGATCGTGCTCGCCGAGGACTCCGCCGAGCTGCGGCCCGACCATCCGCATGTCGTACGGCTGGAGACCAGGCCCGCCAACCAGGAGGGAGCGGGGCTCGTCACGCTCCAGGACCTGGTGCGGCAGGCGCTGCGGATGCGGCCGGATCGGCTGGTCGTGGGTGAGGTGCGGGGGCCGGAGGTCATTCATTTGCTGGCTGCTCTCAATACGGGGCACGAAGGCGGCTGCGGCACTGTCCACGCCAACGCGGCGGCCGATGTCCCGGCCCGCCTGGAGGCGCTCGGTACGGCGGCGGGGCTCGACCGGGCGGCGCTGCACAGCCAGTTGGCGGCCGCGTTGTCGGTGGTCCTGCATCTCGTGCGGGGTCGTGATGGGCGGCGGCGGATCGCCGAGGTGCAGGTGCTGGAGCGGGATCCGTCGGGGCTGGTGCGGACGGTGCCCGCGCTGCGGTGGGGGACGGGGGCGTTTGTGGCGGAGCGGGGGTGGGGGCGGTTGCGGGGGCTCTTGGGGTGCGAGGTCGTTGAGCTGGGGCTGTTGCGAGGTCGGACGGGGAGCGGGGAGCGCGATGGGTGA
- a CDS encoding type II secretion system F family protein encodes MGETGMGGASAGAVLCAGAAVLWLMNGRNVGARRARLLLAGGGVMGAGPPGWRESAVGEVRRIRGRLRAEWWAVAVGVVLAVLGGSVLPLVAGAAGVPLLRRVRVAGQARRARERRGDAVIALCAALAGEVRAGRQPGEALLRAARYTGGLGEAQATVLAAARFGGDVPGALAAAARQPGAEGLLGLAACWRVAVDQGAGLAAGLDRLEAALRAERDQREDLRAQLAGARSTALMLAGLPVLGLLLGAVMGADPLRVLLHSGAGLGCLFAGGVLEGLGVWWALRIVRGAEAV; translated from the coding sequence ATGGGTGAGACGGGGATGGGTGGGGCTTCGGCCGGGGCGGTTCTCTGTGCCGGGGCGGCTGTTCTGTGGCTGATGAACGGGCGGAATGTCGGGGCGCGGCGGGCGCGGTTGCTACTCGCCGGGGGTGGGGTGATGGGGGCTGGGCCGCCCGGCTGGCGCGAGAGCGCGGTCGGTGAAGTGCGGCGGATCCGGGGGCGGTTGCGGGCCGAGTGGTGGGCGGTGGCCGTCGGGGTTGTGCTGGCGGTGCTCGGGGGCTCGGTGCTGCCGCTCGTCGCCGGGGCGGCCGGGGTGCCGTTGCTGCGACGGGTTCGGGTGGCCGGTCAGGCGCGGCGGGCTCGGGAGCGGCGGGGCGACGCGGTGATCGCGCTGTGCGCGGCGCTCGCCGGTGAGGTGCGCGCGGGACGGCAGCCGGGGGAGGCGTTGCTGCGGGCCGCGCGGTACACCGGCGGACTTGGTGAGGCGCAGGCGACGGTGCTGGCTGCCGCGCGGTTCGGCGGCGATGTCCCCGGCGCCCTCGCGGCGGCGGCGCGACAACCGGGTGCCGAGGGGCTGCTGGGGCTGGCGGCGTGCTGGCGGGTGGCCGTGGACCAGGGCGCGGGACTCGCGGCCGGACTGGACCGGCTCGAAGCGGCACTACGGGCGGAGCGGGACCAACGGGAAGACCTGCGGGCGCAGTTGGCGGGCGCCAGGTCCACGGCGCTGATGCTCGCCGGGCTACCGGTGCTGGGACTGCTCCTGGGCGCGGTCATGGGCGCCGATCCCCTGCGGGTGCTGCTGCACAGCGGTGCCGGGCTCGGATGCCTGTTCGCCGGCGGGGTGCTGGAGGGGCTGGGCGTGTGGTGGGCGCTGCGGATCGTGCGCGGGGCGGAGGCGGTGTGA
- a CDS encoding type II secretion system F family protein translates to MSTEVVHRLGVVVGIALGLGWLVRWVGAVRCERRARRRLAELLVAVEAPAARRFDVPGLARRWVPVVAVGCAGWVLVGGVAGVVVGLVGAVALHRWRGRRVAAVGVEYDAAEAARQLPLAADLLAACIAAGAGPVIAAQAVGEALGGPVGDGLTRGAAEVRLGGEPGEAWRKLAALPGAGDLARLLERADVSGLPAAGPVARLAADARAAWARAATARARRAAVLVTVPVGLCFLPAFIAVGVLPVVIGLADGVLGGGGGG, encoded by the coding sequence GTGAGTACGGAAGTTGTCCACAGGCTGGGGGTTGTTGTGGGGATCGCGCTGGGGCTGGGGTGGCTGGTGCGGTGGGTGGGGGCCGTGCGGTGTGAGCGAAGGGCGCGGCGGCGGCTCGCCGAGCTGCTGGTCGCGGTAGAGGCACCGGCCGCGCGGAGGTTCGACGTACCGGGTTTGGCGCGGCGGTGGGTGCCTGTGGTGGCGGTGGGGTGTGCCGGGTGGGTGCTGGTCGGTGGGGTCGCCGGGGTGGTGGTCGGGCTGGTCGGTGCCGTCGCCCTGCACCGGTGGCGTGGGCGGCGGGTGGCTGCCGTGGGCGTGGAGTACGACGCCGCTGAGGCGGCCCGGCAACTTCCGCTCGCCGCCGATCTGTTGGCGGCCTGTATCGCCGCCGGTGCCGGGCCCGTGATCGCGGCGCAGGCCGTGGGTGAGGCGCTCGGCGGACCGGTGGGGGACGGGCTGACGCGGGGCGCGGCCGAGGTGCGGCTGGGTGGTGAACCCGGGGAGGCCTGGCGGAAGTTGGCGGCGCTGCCCGGTGCCGGGGACCTGGCGCGGTTGCTGGAGCGGGCCGATGTGTCCGGGCTTCCGGCGGCCGGACCGGTGGCACGGCTCGCGGCGGACGCCCGGGCCGCGTGGGCGCGGGCCGCGACGGCTCGGGCGCGCCGGGCGGCGGTACTGGTCACCGTGCCGGTGGGGCTGTGCTTCCTGCCCGCGTTCATCGCGGTGGGCGTGCTGCCGGTGGTGATCGGGCTGGCGGACGGGGTGCTGGGCGGAGGGGGTGGTGGATGA
- a CDS encoding Fic family protein has product MSTTGATADPLAALGALPGVAESVESVRKAVDRVYGHRIMRRRSNAITSEAALRGARGSAALSGADWALEEVRRRTDFSGDDEARIVGAALRLTAEAGQLLSIWRQSPLRVLARLHLVAAATNGPEVGRPRQDGEPIDESVVELPLPSAAEVNGRLEGLSELIIAGGSAPALVTAAVVHGELMALRPFTSHNGLVARAAERIVLVGSGLDPKSVCPSEVGYAELGRAAYLAALDGYVSGTPEGMAAWIAHCGKAVELGARESTAVCEALQRGAA; this is encoded by the coding sequence ATGAGTACGACAGGCGCGACCGCCGATCCGCTCGCGGCCCTGGGCGCGCTGCCCGGTGTGGCCGAGTCCGTGGAGTCCGTGCGCAAGGCCGTGGACCGGGTCTACGGACACCGGATCATGCGCCGCCGCAGCAACGCGATCACCTCCGAGGCGGCGCTGCGCGGCGCCCGCGGCTCTGCGGCCCTGTCCGGCGCCGACTGGGCGCTGGAAGAGGTGCGCAGGCGCACCGACTTCAGCGGTGACGACGAGGCGCGCATCGTGGGCGCGGCCCTGCGGCTGACCGCCGAGGCGGGGCAACTGCTGTCCATCTGGCGGCAGTCGCCGCTGCGGGTGCTGGCCCGACTGCATCTGGTGGCGGCGGCGACCAACGGCCCGGAGGTCGGGCGTCCGCGCCAGGACGGTGAGCCGATCGACGAGTCGGTCGTCGAGCTGCCGCTGCCGAGCGCCGCCGAGGTCAACGGACGCCTTGAGGGCCTGTCCGAGCTGATCATCGCGGGCGGCTCCGCCCCGGCGCTGGTGACGGCGGCCGTGGTGCACGGCGAACTGATGGCGCTGCGCCCCTTCACCTCCCACAACGGCCTGGTCGCCCGCGCGGCCGAACGCATCGTGCTGGTGGGCAGCGGCCTCGACCCGAAGTCCGTGTGCCCGTCGGAAGTGGGCTACGCCGAACTCGGCCGCGCGGCCTATCTCGCGGCGCTCGACGGCTATGTCTCCGGCACGCCCGAGGGCATGGCGGCCTGGATCGCGCACTGCGGCAAGGCGGTCGAGCTGGGTGCGCGCGAGTCGACGGCGGTATGCGAGGCGCTGCAACGCGGGGCGGCGTAA
- a CDS encoding DUF4244 domain-containing protein: MSKAVRNKAVRKAVRAVRARMRALVARRDSGMVTSEYAMGIIAAVAFAVVLYKVVTSGQVSAELQAIVKRALDARM, from the coding sequence ATGAGCAAGGCAGTGCGGAACAAGGCGGTACGGAAGGCAGTGCGGGCGGTGCGGGCGCGTATGCGGGCCCTCGTCGCGCGGCGGGACTCGGGGATGGTGACCTCCGAGTACGCGATGGGGATCATCGCGGCGGTGGCGTTCGCCGTGGTGCTCTACAAGGTGGTCACCAGTGGGCAGGTCAGCGCGGAGTTGCAGGCCATCGTGAAGCGGGCCCTCGATGCGCGGATGTGA
- the ssd gene encoding septum site-determining protein Ssd gives MAAAATQEPPPAASGRPGAPLIVTEDAGLLDDLLRLCAAAGATPEVHHGIPEPRGSWEAAPLVLVGDDAARRVRGAARRRSVVLVGRDQDDSGVWRRAVEIGADHVLMLPDGEQWLVDRIADVAEGVGRPALTVGVIGGRGGAGASTLACALAVTSAREGLRTLLVDADPLGGGLDVLLGGETAEGLRWPAFAASRGRVGGGALEESLPRLHDLRVLSWDRGDCVAVPPQAVRAVLAAARRRGGTVVVDLPRRIDDGVAEALAQLDVGLLVVPAELRAVTAAGRVASAVGMVLGDLRVAVRGPYAPGLDDREVARLLGLPLAGEVPTEPGLRRRHESRTPPAAAGRGPLARFCRGFWERALVEAA, from the coding sequence ATGGCCGCAGCCGCCACACAGGAACCGCCGCCCGCCGCCTCGGGCCGGCCGGGCGCACCGCTGATCGTCACCGAGGACGCCGGTCTGCTGGACGACCTGCTGCGCCTGTGCGCGGCGGCGGGCGCCACACCCGAGGTCCATCACGGGATCCCGGAGCCGCGCGGCAGTTGGGAGGCCGCGCCGCTCGTGCTGGTCGGCGACGACGCCGCCCGGCGGGTGCGCGGCGCCGCCCGCAGGCGCTCGGTGGTGCTGGTCGGCCGGGACCAGGACGACTCCGGAGTCTGGCGCCGGGCTGTCGAGATCGGCGCCGACCACGTCCTGATGCTCCCCGACGGCGAGCAGTGGCTGGTCGACCGCATCGCCGACGTGGCCGAGGGAGTCGGCAGGCCCGCCCTCACCGTCGGCGTCATCGGCGGGCGGGGCGGCGCGGGGGCATCCACGCTCGCGTGCGCCCTCGCCGTCACCTCCGCGCGGGAGGGACTGCGCACGCTGCTCGTGGACGCCGATCCGCTGGGCGGCGGACTCGACGTACTCCTCGGCGGCGAAACGGCCGAGGGACTGCGCTGGCCGGCCTTCGCCGCCTCACGCGGGCGGGTCGGCGGCGGCGCCCTGGAGGAGTCGCTGCCCCGGCTGCACGACCTGCGGGTGCTCAGCTGGGACCGCGGGGACTGCGTCGCCGTACCGCCGCAGGCCGTACGGGCGGTGCTGGCCGCCGCCCGCCGCCGGGGCGGCACGGTCGTCGTCGACCTGCCGCGCCGGATCGACGACGGTGTCGCCGAGGCGCTCGCCCAGCTCGATGTCGGCCTCCTGGTGGTCCCCGCCGAACTGCGCGCCGTCACGGCGGCCGGACGGGTGGCCTCCGCGGTCGGGATGGTGCTCGGCGATCTGCGAGTGGCGGTCCGCGGTCCGTACGCCCCCGGCCTCGACGACCGCGAGGTCGCCCGACTCCTCGGCCTGCCCCTGGCGGGAGAGGTGCCGACCGAGCCGGGACTGCGCCGTCGGCACGAGAGCAGGACGCCGCCCGCCGCGGCGGGCCGTGGCCCTTTGGCGCGCTTTTGCCGGGGGTTCTGGGAGCGGGCGTTGGTGGAGGCGGCATGA